One genomic segment of Synechocystis sp. LKSZ1 includes these proteins:
- a CDS encoding MBL fold metallo-hydrolase, which yields MVKRPASASPGSLLSCFPYAVGHGSEGICLLLRLGPYRILLDCGLADISLLQALGMAPADAVVCSHAHADHSRGLGALQQNFPRLPIYTSEVTARLLGEDSYQPLAWRTPQALAENLSLELIPAGHLPGAALSLLTYTLPQRTYRILYTGDFSLSNLQLVEGLSLEKLRGLAPDVLIIESTLGARRHPHRRQQEKQLVQLIDQALQQGQPVLIPVSPLGLGQEILKLLRSHHQFTGRDIDLWAGESLGPVCDTYQALLPFLPLAVQNFAKHQPLFWDDRVYPRLRPLALADTTQFANRPTVIVTEDWRTILQQNRALPWTVLVSDALTGFQEVTDADFTELLALAPTVIPYTLAEHSDGRNTTQLIHNLRPQHIIFVHGSPRDINSLTGLEELQSRYQLHSPTAGAWLELPIGERFWQPTPPLPVVYEGEVSEQGTLIHFSFEDSITQDPRWPGFADTGLIEARWQGEELILRGLSQRELLKYRNQEKRLEDLDCCQNCRFYRQQRCSNRASPLAGFRVSPEGYCPVFEAL from the coding sequence ATGGTTAAACGCCCTGCCTCGGCTTCTCCGGGTTCTTTGCTCTCCTGTTTTCCCTACGCCGTAGGTCATGGGTCAGAAGGGATTTGCCTGTTGCTCCGTCTAGGGCCCTATCGGATTCTTTTGGACTGTGGCCTGGCTGATATTAGCCTCCTCCAGGCCCTGGGCATGGCCCCGGCGGATGCGGTGGTTTGCAGTCATGCCCACGCCGATCATAGTCGCGGCCTAGGGGCCCTCCAGCAGAACTTTCCTCGATTGCCCATCTACACCAGTGAAGTCACGGCTCGACTCCTAGGGGAAGATTCCTACCAACCTTTGGCCTGGCGAACGCCCCAGGCCCTGGCGGAGAATTTGAGTCTAGAACTGATCCCTGCGGGCCATCTTCCCGGTGCAGCCCTCTCTCTGCTGACCTATACGCTGCCCCAACGTACCTACCGCATTCTCTACACCGGTGACTTCTCCCTCTCGAATCTGCAACTGGTGGAGGGCCTTTCCCTAGAAAAACTACGGGGTCTGGCTCCGGATGTGTTGATCATTGAAAGTACCTTGGGGGCCCGTCGCCACCCCCACCGTCGCCAGCAGGAAAAACAGTTAGTCCAATTGATTGACCAGGCCCTCCAGCAGGGCCAGCCCGTTCTAATTCCCGTTTCTCCCCTCGGTCTGGGGCAGGAAATTCTCAAACTACTCCGTTCCCACCACCAATTTACCGGCCGGGACATTGACCTCTGGGCTGGAGAGAGTCTAGGGCCCGTTTGCGATACTTACCAGGCCCTCCTGCCTTTTTTGCCCCTGGCCGTCCAGAACTTTGCCAAACACCAACCCCTCTTTTGGGATGACCGGGTTTATCCCCGCCTGCGGCCCCTGGCCCTGGCCGACACAACCCAGTTTGCTAACCGCCCGACGGTGATCGTGACAGAAGACTGGCGGACAATCCTACAACAAAATCGGGCTCTACCCTGGACGGTTTTGGTCTCCGATGCCCTGACCGGCTTCCAAGAAGTGACCGATGCAGACTTTACCGAATTACTGGCCCTGGCCCCGACCGTCATTCCCTACACCCTGGCCGAGCATAGCGATGGGCGCAATACCACCCAACTCATCCATAACCTCCGCCCCCAGCACATTATTTTTGTGCATGGGTCTCCTCGAGACATCAATAGTTTGACGGGTTTAGAAGAACTTCAAAGTCGCTATCAACTGCATTCCCCCACCGCGGGGGCCTGGTTAGAATTGCCGATTGGGGAACGATTTTGGCAGCCCACACCGCCTTTACCTGTGGTTTATGAGGGAGAAGTGAGTGAGCAGGGCACACTGATCCACTTTAGTTTTGAAGATAGCATCACCCAAGATCCCCGCTGGCCAGGCTTTGCCGATACGGGTTTGATCGAGGCCCGTTGGCAGGGGGAAGAACTGATTCTACGGGGCCTTTCCCAGCGAGAACTGTTAAAGTATCGCAACCAGGAAAAACGCCTCGAAGACCTGGACTGTTGCCAAAATTGTCGTTTTTACCGCCAACAACGCTGTAGTAATCGGGCCTCCCCCCTCGCTGGTTTCCGCGTCAGCCCCGAAGGCTATTGCCCTGTGTTTGAGGCCCTGTAA
- a CDS encoding N-acetylmuramoyl-L-alanine amidase, giving the protein MKWLVYAGSNIFVLWMTTSGAWAGSLSYWKFDVQDSRLDFVTSGQVRPKAQILANPTRLVIDLPGIQYQDATVYKPLTSYVREVRVGRLDGQTTRLVVELAAAYSLRPWEVQMRGLAPNRWSAKLPKLLSTAEYQLPNDPVEVTVPPPQALPRQRFKVVIDPGHGGYDPGAIGLGSIREKDIVLAISQGVARELERQGIGVVMTRSRDEFISLQGRVQKAEAVNATIFVSIHANSMGQGQPGVNGLETYHYSTGLPLARSIHRSILRRLNIKDRGVRRARFYVLRKTSMPATLVEVGFVTGAQDSRQLANPSYRQRMAEAIAAGIISYLQ; this is encoded by the coding sequence ATGAAATGGCTAGTTTATGCTGGCTCCAATATTTTTGTTTTATGGATGACGACTTCCGGGGCCTGGGCCGGGTCTCTAAGCTATTGGAAATTTGATGTTCAAGATAGTCGTCTGGATTTTGTGACCAGTGGCCAGGTTCGGCCCAAGGCCCAGATTTTAGCCAATCCCACCCGCTTGGTCATCGATCTACCGGGGATTCAATACCAAGATGCCACCGTCTATAAACCCCTCACGAGTTATGTTCGGGAAGTGCGGGTAGGCCGCTTGGATGGACAGACAACGCGCCTGGTGGTGGAACTGGCAGCCGCCTATAGTCTGCGGCCCTGGGAAGTGCAGATGCGCGGTCTGGCCCCGAATCGGTGGTCTGCTAAGCTTCCCAAATTATTATCAACAGCGGAATATCAACTCCCCAATGATCCCGTGGAGGTGACGGTACCGCCGCCCCAGGCCTTACCGAGGCAACGGTTTAAAGTGGTTATCGATCCAGGCCACGGGGGCTATGACCCTGGAGCGATTGGCCTAGGAAGTATTCGAGAAAAAGATATTGTCCTAGCCATTTCCCAAGGCGTGGCGCGGGAACTAGAACGGCAGGGGATTGGGGTCGTCATGACCCGTTCTCGGGATGAATTTATCTCCCTCCAGGGCCGAGTACAAAAGGCAGAGGCAGTGAATGCCACTATCTTTGTGAGCATCCATGCTAATTCCATGGGCCAGGGACAACCGGGGGTGAATGGCCTGGAAACCTACCACTATTCCACGGGCCTCCCCCTGGCCCGCAGTATTCATCGCAGTATTCTTCGCCGTTTGAACATCAAAGACCGAGGGGTAAGGCGTGCTCGCTTTTATGTGCTCAGAAAAACCTCCATGCCCGCCACCCTAGTGGAAGTGGGCTTTGTCACTGGAGCCCAAGATAGTCGCCAACTAGCTAATCCCAGCTATCGTCAACGCATGGCCGAGGCCATTGCCGCTGGTATTATTAGTTATTTGCAATGA
- the rlmD gene encoding 23S rRNA (uracil(1939)-C(5))-methyltransferase RlmD, with amino-acid sequence MATTTAINHSNDGNWQPGQTLELTITGLSHTGEGLGRLDNRVIFVPDSVTGDRLTVRLTHVKPSYAQGQIQAILEPSSHRVRPACIVADKCGGCQWQHITPAFQADSKQQQIIDALERIGGFISLPIQPLLASPHTLGYRNKVTYPLARSSTGQVQAGYYRRQSHRLINLNQCPVQDSRLNPLLKEIKEDIQLQGWSIYDETQKRGKLRHLSFRIGRRTGEILLTLISAQASLTNLKEQAEVWLGRYPDLVGVALNLQPQPNNLIFGPETRVIAGQGTCREHFAGLTFDLGADTFFQINTEAAELLLEQILPALALSGEETLVDAYCGVGTFTLPLARRVKQAIGLEVNPNSVRQAEHNAEANQITNTIFGVGNVEEQLAHWLPEADLVWLDPPRKGCHPSVLAALLAQRPKTIVYQSCQPATLARDLKILCGPGAYQLTWVQGADFFPQTSHVECAVILQAT; translated from the coding sequence ATGGCCACAACAACCGCAATTAACCATAGCAACGACGGCAACTGGCAACCTGGCCAGACCCTTGAGCTAACCATTACTGGACTGAGCCACACCGGAGAAGGCCTGGGTCGTCTGGATAATCGCGTGATTTTTGTGCCGGATAGTGTCACGGGAGACCGCTTAACCGTGCGTTTGACTCATGTGAAGCCGAGTTACGCCCAGGGGCAAATTCAGGCCATCCTGGAACCATCGAGCCATCGGGTCAGACCTGCTTGTATTGTGGCGGATAAATGCGGTGGTTGCCAGTGGCAACATATTACCCCCGCTTTTCAGGCTGACAGTAAACAACAGCAAATTATTGATGCGCTAGAACGGATTGGGGGGTTTATCTCGCTTCCGATTCAACCCCTGTTGGCCTCTCCCCATACCCTCGGTTATCGCAATAAAGTTACCTATCCCCTAGCTCGCTCCAGTACGGGTCAGGTACAAGCCGGCTATTACCGTCGCCAGAGTCATCGTCTGATTAACTTGAATCAATGTCCCGTGCAGGATAGTCGTTTAAATCCCCTGCTGAAGGAGATTAAGGAAGATATTCAGCTTCAGGGCTGGTCTATCTACGATGAGACCCAAAAACGAGGCAAATTACGCCATTTATCCTTTCGTATTGGCCGCCGCACGGGGGAAATTCTGTTGACCTTGATTAGTGCCCAGGCCAGCTTAACCAATCTGAAGGAACAGGCCGAGGTCTGGTTAGGGCGTTATCCCGACCTAGTGGGGGTGGCCCTCAATTTACAACCCCAGCCCAATAACTTGATTTTTGGGCCAGAGACGCGAGTGATTGCAGGACAAGGCACCTGTCGGGAACACTTTGCGGGCTTGACCTTTGACCTTGGTGCCGATACCTTCTTCCAAATCAATACAGAGGCGGCAGAATTACTGCTAGAGCAGATCCTCCCAGCCTTGGCCCTCAGCGGTGAAGAAACCCTGGTAGATGCCTACTGTGGGGTGGGAACCTTTACCCTACCCCTGGCCCGACGAGTCAAACAGGCCATCGGTCTTGAAGTGAACCCCAATTCTGTGCGGCAAGCGGAACACAATGCCGAAGCCAATCAAATTACCAACACTATCTTCGGGGTCGGCAATGTCGAGGAACAACTGGCCCATTGGTTGCCGGAAGCGGATCTCGTTTGGCTCGATCCCCCCCGCAAGGGCTGTCATCCTTCAGTGCTAGCGGCCCTGCTGGCCCAGCGGCCCAAGACCATTGTTTACCAAAGCTGTCAACCGGCGACCCTGGCCCGGGATCTCAAAATTCTCTGTGGCCCCGGGGCCTATCAACTGACTTGGGTACAAGGCGCTGACTTTTTCCCCCAGACCTCCCACGTTGAATGTGCGGTTATTTTGCAGGCCACCTAA